A region from the Coffea eugenioides isolate CCC68of chromosome 9, Ceug_1.0, whole genome shotgun sequence genome encodes:
- the LOC113782145 gene encoding uncharacterized protein LOC113782145: protein MSMRKKKLNNRAPPNYEQGSSLITLRCHCGGLIFYTPQSHYQGGDVCVLDYVESIGLSIFEVDRLIEAAGVFGHKVYYVHQLGYDPYEVNENEGPSNGKDIIANHGHEWGGNDNNEADSSSESFFSAVDSDYNQSEEDDADFNDNKDKNVEWLSVEHYKELQTNSAKQGQVEANLVQPEDDDVASDSESDFENMHGPDDENDSNRCVVFNPKHMDNPKLKLKMFFSTIKECKLAIINYSVRQGRLCKFVKQDLVRLRSKYRSEGCNWQIYARKLGGEGSVQIRTFEDIHKCGFTYENPLVNFGWVGRKYCEKFKSNPKVDVEHFRKTVMKDNKCSFTKKQTYRARKKALDIIHDSESDQYRKLGAYMHEIQKSNPGSSIILKTVDGTSNGQQIKVPKTLLVFSWSETRLFRNSRGVLLIAVGLDANNSIFLVAYAAVEGENKEFRTWFFNLLKEDLKIERDYEWTIMSDKQKRLIQACGHVFPNAAHRFCVKHLHNNFSTSGFKGEALRRALWAAANATTPAEFIRKMEDMAAIDLDVAKWFDDKPPSQWSRAHFSTYSKCDVLLNNICECFNSKILDAREKPIIEMMKLLRLYMMQRMQ, encoded by the exons ATGTCGATGCGAAAGAAAAAGTTGAACAATCGTGCACCCCCAAATTATG AACAAGGTAGCTCACTGATTACGCTAAGATGTCATTGTGGAGGGTTGATTTTTTACACTCCTCAATCACATTATCAGGGTGGAGATGTATGTGTCCTTGATTACGTTGAGAGTATAGGTTTGAGTATTTTTGAAGTTGATAGATTGATTGAAGCTGCTGGTGTCTTTGGTCACAAAGTGTACTATG TTCACCAACTTGGCTATGATCCTTATGAGGTTAATGAGAATGAAGGCCCTAGTAATGGTAAAGATATAATTGCAAATCATGGCCATGAATGGGGAGGGAATGATAACAATGAAGCTGATTCATCCAGTGAATCTTTCTTCTCAGCAGTAGATTCTGATTATAATCAAAGTGAAGAAGATGATGCTGATTTCAATGATAACAAAGATAAAAATGTTGAATGGTTGAGTGTAGAACACTATAAAGAATTGCAAACTAATTCGGCAAAACAAGGACAGGTTGAAGCTAATTTGGTTCAACCTGAAGATGATGATGTAGCCTCTGATTCTGAATCAGATTTTGAGAATATGCATGGGCCTGATGATGAAAATGATAGTAATAGGTGTGTTGTGTTCAATCCCAAGCACATGGATAAtccaaaattgaaattaaagATGTTTTTTAGTACCATCAAAGAGTGCAAGTTAGCTATTATAAACTACAGTGTGAGACAGGGTAGGCTTTGTAAATTTGTGAAGCAGGATTTGGTTAGATTGaggtcaaaatacagaagtgaAGGCTGTAATTGGCAGATCTATGCTAGAAAATTGGGTGGAGAAGGAAGTGTGCAAATTAGAACATTTGAGGACATTCACAAATGTGGCTTTACCTATGAAAATCCACTTGTAAATTTTGGATGGGTTGGTAGAAAGTACTGTGAGAAGTTTAAATCCAATCCTAAGGTAGATGTGGAGCATTTTAGAAAAACAGTGATGAAGGATAACAAATGCTCCTTCACAAAAAAACAAACATATAGGGCTAGAAAAAAGGCTTTGGACATTATTCATGATAGTGAAAGTGACCAATACCGCAAGTTAGGAGCCTACATGCATGAAATTCAAAAATCTAATCCTGGTAGCTCTATCATATTAAAAACTGTGGATGGCACTTCAAACGGGCAGCAAATTAAGGTTCCAAAGACTTTACTTGTGTTTTCATGGAGTGAAACAAGACTCTTTAG GAACAGTAGGGGGGTTTTATTGATTGCTGTTGGACTAGATGCTAATAATAGCATTTTTCTAGTTGCATATGCTGCAGTTGAGGGTGAAAACAAGGAATTCCGGACATGGTTCTTCAATTTACTTAAAGAGGATTTGAAAATTGAGAGAGATTATGAATGGACTATCATGAGTGACAAGCAAAAGAGACTAATTCAGGCTTGTGGCCATGTTTTTCCAAATGCAGCTCATAGGTTCTGTGTAAAGCACTTACACAACAACTTTTCTACTTCTGGGTTCAAAGGTGAAGCTCTAAGGAGAGCATTGTGGGCTGCTGCAAATGCAACTACACCAGCAGAATTTATTAGGAAAATGGAAGACATGGCAGCAATTGACTTGGATGTTGCCAAGTGGTTTGATGATAAACCACCATCTCAATGGAGTAGAGCTCACTTTAGCACCTATTCAAAGTGTGATGTCCTATTGAATAATATTTGTGAGTGTTTCAACAGTAAAATTTTGGATGCTAGAGAGAAGCCAATCATTGAAATGATGAAATTACTAAGGCTGTATATGATGCAAAGAATGCAGTAG
- the LOC113783114 gene encoding formate dehydrogenase, mitochondrial-like: MAMKRVAASALRAFTSSGDSTSSLVTRHLHASPGSKKIVGVFYDAKEYAAKNPNFLGCTENALGIRQWLESQGHQYIVTSDKEGPYCELEKHIPDLHVLITTPFHPAYVTAERIKKAKNLQLLLTAGIGSDHVDLKAAADAGLTVAEVTGSNVVSVAEDELMRILILVRNFVPGHHQVITGDWNVAGIAYRAYDLEGKTVGTVGAGRIGRLLLQRLKPFNCNLLYHDRLKMDPELENQIGAKFEEDLDKMLPKCDIIVINMPLTEKTRGMFNKDRIAKLKKGVLIVNNARAAIMDTQAVVDGCSSGQIGGYSGDVWNPQPAPKDHPWRYMPNQAMTPHISGTTIDAQIRYAAGVKDMLDKYFKGEDFPPQHYIVKDGELASQYR; encoded by the exons ATGGCGATGAAGCGTGTAGCTGCCTCTGCACTTCGTGCTTTTACCTCTTCAGGGGATTCAACTTCATCACTTGTCACCAGACACCTCCAT GCCTCTCCTGGTAGCAAAAAGATTGTTGGTGTTTTCTATGATGCAAAAGAATATGCTGCAAAGAATCCCAATTTTCTTGGATGCACAGAAAATGCATTGGGTATCCGCCAATGGCTAGAATCACAGGGCCATCAATACATAGTCACTTCGGACAAAGAAGGACCATATTGTG AACTTGAGAAGCACATTCCGGATCTCCATGTGTTGATAACTACCCCATTTCATCCAGCATATGTCACGGCTGAAAGGATTAAGAAGGCAAAAAATCTGCAACTTTTGCTGACTGCTGGAATTGGCTCAGATCATGTTGATCTGAAAGCTGCAGCAGATGCTGGGTTAACAGTTGCAGAGGTCACTGGGAGTAACGTTGTCTCGGTTGCAGAAGATGAATTGATGAGGATCCTCATTCTTGTTCGAAATTTCGTGCCTGGACACCATCAAGTCATAACAGGGGATTGGAATGTTGCAGGTATTGCTTACAGAGCTTATGATCTTGAAGGCAAGACTGTAGGAACTGTTGGTGCTGGGCGTATAGGCAGGCTTTTGCTGCAGAGATTGAAACCTTTCAACTGTAATCTTCTCTATCATGATCGGCTCAAGATGGATCCTGAGTTGGAGAATCAAATTGGAGCCAAATTCGAGGAAGATCTCGATAAGATGCTGCCGAAATGTGACATAATTGTTATTAATATGCCTCTTACAGAAAAAACTAG AGGGATGTTCAACAAAGATAGAATTGCTAAGCTAAAGAAAGGAGTTTTGATTGTAAACAATGCTCGAGCAGCAATCATGGACACACAAGCAGTTGTTGATGGTTGTTCTAGCGGACAAATTGGAG GTTACAGTGGGGATGTTTGGAATCCACAACCAGCTCCAAAGGACCATCCTTGGCGTTACATGCCGAACCAAGCTATGACCCCTCATATTTCTGGTACTACCATTGATGCACAG ATACGCTATGCAGCTGGAGTCAAGGACATGCTGGATAAGTACTTCAAGGGAGAAGATTTCCCTCCACAACATTACATTGTCAAGGATGGGGAGCTAGCAAGCCAGTATCGTTGA
- the LOC113782146 gene encoding uncharacterized protein LOC113782146 — MWRVLWKLKISHKVKIFIWKGLKEAIPVKELIWRRMSKGDPICSGCGEELETLEHLFLKCKKAKEIWKVAPVQWDGIQELTGNFNRWWAALSEAIQRDQGIDHISLTAYILWHIWKSRNDKEFNNKTHEPAQVITKAWNAWMEFNDGTKKTRSCSIESTTASLHRNEQEASQTPDNRTVGMQLRIATKWNKASKSIGYGIVAADCRGQDVMGWKMRERESSNQVQHEAEGVKWALIKAAEQGWRLVCIGVPNTDLLQQIQGTKTVGLWLATLIEDIRELSKMFYKCSFCIGKYRRNDLSCLFSAQALSNYFDVEWVNPNL, encoded by the coding sequence ATGTGGAGAGTGCTGTGGAAACTAAAAATCAGTCACAAAGTTAAGATCTTTATATGGAAAGGCCTGAAagaagcaattccagtcaaggAATTAATCTGGAGAAGGATGTCTAAAGGAGACCCTATATGCTCAGGCTGTGGGGAGGAGCTAGAAACATTGGAACATCTTTTTCTGAAGTGCAAGAAAGCTAAGGAGATCTGGAAAGTTGCACCAGTACAATGGGATGGGATTCAGGAGCTGACTGGGAATTTCAACAGATGGTGGGCTGCATTATCCGAAGCAATTCAGAGAGATCAGGGGATAGACCATATATCTCTCACAGCTTATATTCTGTGGCATATCTGGAAAAGTAGGAATGATAAAGAGTTTAACAACAAAACACATGAGCCAGCACAAGTGATCACCAAAGCCTGGAATGCATGGATGGAGTTCAATGACGGGACCAAAAAGACTAGGAGCTGTAGTATTGAATCAACAACAGCTTCACTTCACAGGAATGAACAAGAAGCTAGCCAAACTCCAGACAACAGAACAGTAGGAATGCAGTTAAGAATAGCAACCAAGTGGAACAAGGCATCAAAGTCCATTGGATATGGTATTGTTGCAGCTGATTGCAGAGGGCAGGATGTGATGGGATGGAAAATGAGAGAAAGAGAAAGCTCAAACCAAGTTCAACATGAAGCTGAAGGTGTTAAATGGGCCCTGATCAAAGCAGCAGAACAAGGATGGAGGCTGGTATGTATTGGAGTTCCTAATACGGACCTTCTGCAGCAAATACAGGGAACAAAAACAGTAGGCTTGTGGTTAGCTACCCTAATAGAGGACATCCGCGAGCTAAGTAAGATGTTTTACAAATGCTCCTTTTGCATAGGAAAATATAGAAGGAATGATCTAAGTTGTTTGTTTAGTGCTCAAGCTTTGAGCAATTATTTTGATGTAGAATGGGTTAACCCCAATCTATAG